A window of the Gossypium hirsutum isolate 1008001.06 chromosome A03, Gossypium_hirsutum_v2.1, whole genome shotgun sequence genome harbors these coding sequences:
- the LOC107935031 gene encoding homeobox protein HAT3.1 isoform X3 produces MLIFFIVSFLPDMINVEHMGVSPPETKSEKGNHFAPEETTSEQAHELGSEYLHTELSENKHPCGYARTRNESAETATGVSCSDIHESSSGYVDKNSPPEHLGLLPKYASEHNPPDNSFCHQETVSGMTHEYGSGYVHETSEKKHQPGSDIVQNNLEEACTLVCGLPAEHLRPCSEEFSKNTLTERLGVLPEDSSKCTQIDQLSCPQLGSVEPTAAFGSINTSKELGEPTEQQQQLGSESLSNGIVKSPTATSHNAFYQALELNPEVMNQSNCGQRLQSPSEGASIVSQIGKSYLVEPLGLPPGFESGNSCVQQPKLHSEDMAQSSGVEQHEATPKNFLENSVQGRDGESSKTRKKYTPRPLSSSDRVLRSKSQEKSKASELSNNITDIGSSEQQKGKNRNKMIEKREVSDEYSRIRSHLRYLVNRINYERSLIAAYSTEGWKGLSLEKLKPEKELQRATSEILRRKLKIRDLFQRIDSLCAEGRLPESLFDSKGEIDSEDIFCAKCGSKDLSANNDIILCDGVCDRGFHQYCLQPPLLKEDIPPGDEGWLCPGCYCKLFCIELVNESQGASFCLADSWEKVFPEAVVAAGGQNQDPNLELPSDDSDDSDYNADNSEPDEKDQGDESSSDESDFTCSSEELEVPRNVDPCLGLLSDDSEDDDYDPDGPDHDNVAEPESSTSDFTSDSEDLGAMLKVNSSSPKDEVPVSNIGSTDSKGQKPKLGGNESRSDEPSSIMDSASGQDGTAVSKKRSSEKLDYKKLYDETYVNFPSSSSDDEDWSDTIAPRKRKRCAAGASSAPENGNASSSRSLSISEGSKLNPEHKLRRNMRHNSNFKDTNLSPAELKGGTSGSGSSDKKAGSSTHRRLGETEKQ; encoded by the exons ATGCTGATATTTTTCATTGTTAGCTTTCTACCTGATATGATCAATGTTGAACATATGGGTGTTTCTCCACCAGAAACAAAGAGCGAAAAAGgaaaccattttgcccctgaagAGACAACATCAGAGCAGGCCCATGAATTAGGTAGTGAATATTTACATACTGAACTTTCTGAAAATAAACATCCATGTGGTTATGCAAGAACTCGAAACGAATCAGCTGAAACTGCCACTGGTGTGTCTTGCTCTGACATTCACGAATCATCTTCTGGATATGTGGATAAGAATTCTCCACCTGAACATTTGGGTTTGCTTCCTAAGTATGCGAGTGAGCATAACCCTCCCGATAATAGTTTTTGTCATCAAGAAACCGTATCAGGGATGACACATGAGTATGGTTCTGGATATGTGCATGAGACATCAGAAAAGAAGCATCAGCCTGGTTCTGATATTGTTCAAAATAATCTTGAAGAAGCATGCACTTTGGTTTGTGGCCTTCCTGCTGAACATTTGCGACCATGTTCTGAAGAGTTTTCCAAGAATACTCTCACTGAAAGATTAGGGGTTTTGCCTGAAGATTCAAGCAAGTGCACCCAGATTGATCAACTTTCATGTCCCCAACTAGGTAGTGTGGAACCAACAGCTGCCTTTGGTTCTATAAATACAAGTAAGGAACTTGGTGAACCAACAGAGCAGCAACAACAGCTTGGTTCTGAAAGTTTATCAAATGGTATAGTAAAAAGTCCTACTGCTACATCTCATAATGCTTTTTATCAAGCCTTGGAATTGAATCCTGAGGTTATGAACCAGAGTAATTGTGGCCAACGTTTGCAGTCACCTTCTGAAGGTGCTAGCATTGTTTCTCAGATTGGAAAGAGTTATCTTGTTGAGCCTTTAGGATTGCCTCCAGGATTTGAATCTGGAAATTCTTGTGTTCAACAACCAAAGCTCCATTCTGAAGACATGGCTCAAAGTTCTGGTGTGGAACAGCATGAAGCAACACCTAAGAATTTTCTTGAGAATTCTGTCCAAGGCAGGGATGGAGAATCTTCAAAAACAAGGAAAAAGTATACGCCAAGACCTTTGTCAAGCAGTGACAGGGTCTTGCGTTCAAAATCGCAAGAGAAGTCTAAAGCTAGTGAGTTGAGCAATAATATCACTGATATTGGCTCTAGTGAACAGCAAAAAGGGaagaacaggaataaaatgattGAAAAAAGAGAAGTTTCTGATGAATATTCAAGAATCAGGTCACATCTTAGGTATTTAGTGAATCGAATAAACTATGAACGAAGCCTGATTGCGGCATATTCGACAGAAGGCTGGAAGGGACTAAG CTTAGAAAAGTTAAAGCCAGAGAAGGAGCTTCAACGTGCTACATCTGAAATTCTTCGACGCAAATTGAAAATTAGAGACCTATTTCAACGTATCGATTCATTATGTGCTGAAGGAAGGCTACCAGAATCTTTGTTTGATTCTAAAGGAGAAATTGACAGTGAGGAT ATATTCTGTGCAAAATGTGGGTCTAAGGACCTGTCTGCCAACAATGATATCATACTCTGTGATGGTGTTTGTGACCGTGGATTCCATCAATATTGCCTGCAACCCCCTTTGTTAAAAGAAGACA TTCCTCCTGGTGATGAGGGTTGGTTATGCCCCGGATGCTATTGCAAACTTTTTTGTATCGAACTGGTTAATGAATCTCAAGGAGCAAGTTTTTGTCTTGCTGACAGTTGGGAG AAGGTCTTTCCTGAAGCAGTAGTAGCTGCAGGTGGACAAAATCAGGATCCTAACTTAGAACTACCATCAGATGATTCTGATGACAGTGATTATAATGCCGACAATTCAGAACCTGATGAGAAGGATCAAGGAGATGAGTCAAGTTCTGATGAATCTGATTTCACTTGTTCATCTGAGGAATTGGAAGTACCGCGTAATGTTGATCCATGTTTAGGGCTTCTGTCTGATGACTCGGAGGATGACGATTATGATCCTGATGGTCCAGATCATGATAATGTGGCTGAGCCCgaaagttcaacttcagattttaCATCTGATTCTGAGGATCTTGGTGCTATGTTAAAAGTTAATAGTTCTTCCCCAAAAGATGAAGTACCTGTGTCTAACATTGGCTCCACAGATTCCAAAGGACAAAAACCTAAACTTGGCGGAAATGAGTCCCGGAGTGATGAACCGTCATCAATAATGGATTCAGCTTCTGGACAAGATGGTACTGCTGTTTCTAAGAAACGAAGCAGCGAAAAGTTGGACTACAAAAAGTTATATGAT GAGACATATGTCAATTTTCCTTCTAGTTCAAGTGATGATGAAGATTGGAGTGATACCATTGCACCAAGAAAAAGGAAGAGATGTGCCGCAGGAGCCTCTTCAGCACCAGAAAATGGAAATGCTTCTTCAAGTAGGAGTCTGTCAATATCCGAAGGTTCAAAGCTGAATCCAGAGCATAAACTAAGGAGAAACATGCGCCACAACTCAAATTTTAAGGATACAAATTTATCCCCTGCTGAATTAAAGGGTGGCACTTCTGGATCGGGTTCAAGTGATAAAAAAGCAGGTTCATCAACACATAGAAGACTCGGAGAAACTGAAAAGCAG TGA
- the LOC107935031 gene encoding homeobox protein HAT3.1 isoform X1 translates to MLIFFIVSFLPDMINVEHMGVSPPETKSEKGNHFAPEETTSEQAHELGSEYLHTELSENKHPCGYARTRNESAETATGVSCSDIHESSSGYVDKNSPPEHLGLLPKYASEHNPPDNSFCHQETVSGMTHEYGSGYVHETSEKKHQPGSDIVQNNLEEACTLVCGLPAEHLRPCSEEFSKNTLTERLGVLPEDSSKCTQIDQLSCPQLGSVEPTAAFGSINTSKELGEPTEQQQQLGSESLSNGIVKSPTATSHNAFYQALELNPEVMNQSNCGQRLQSPSEGASIVSQIGKSYLVEPLGLPPGFESGNSCVQQPKLHSEDMAQSSGVEQHEATPKNFLENSVQGRDGESSKTRKKYTPRPLSSSDRVLRSKSQEKSKASELSNNITDIGSSEQQKGKNRNKMIEKREVSDEYSRIRSHLRYLVNRINYERSLIAAYSTEGWKGLSLEKLKPEKELQRATSEILRRKLKIRDLFQRIDSLCAEGRLPESLFDSKGEIDSEDIFCAKCGSKDLSANNDIILCDGVCDRGFHQYCLQPPLLKEDIPPGDEGWLCPGCYCKLFCIELVNESQGASFCLADSWEKVFPEAVVAAGGQNQDPNLELPSDDSDDSDYNADNSEPDEKDQGDESSSDESDFTCSSEELEVPRNVDPCLGLLSDDSEDDDYDPDGPDHDNVAEPESSTSDFTSDSEDLGAMLKVNSSSPKDEVPVSNIGSTDSKGQKPKLGGNESRSDEPSSIMDSASGQDGTAVSKKRSSEKLDYKKLYDETYVNFPSSSSDDEDWSDTIAPRKRKRCAAGASSAPENGNASSSRSLSISEGSKLNPEHKLRRNMRHNSNFKDTNLSPAELKGGTSGSGSSDKKAGSSTHRRLGETEKQRLCESFRENQYPDRATKERLGKELDMTFRQVSKWFENARWSFNHPTSNQETAAKRFAENAIASAFPKKN, encoded by the exons ATGCTGATATTTTTCATTGTTAGCTTTCTACCTGATATGATCAATGTTGAACATATGGGTGTTTCTCCACCAGAAACAAAGAGCGAAAAAGgaaaccattttgcccctgaagAGACAACATCAGAGCAGGCCCATGAATTAGGTAGTGAATATTTACATACTGAACTTTCTGAAAATAAACATCCATGTGGTTATGCAAGAACTCGAAACGAATCAGCTGAAACTGCCACTGGTGTGTCTTGCTCTGACATTCACGAATCATCTTCTGGATATGTGGATAAGAATTCTCCACCTGAACATTTGGGTTTGCTTCCTAAGTATGCGAGTGAGCATAACCCTCCCGATAATAGTTTTTGTCATCAAGAAACCGTATCAGGGATGACACATGAGTATGGTTCTGGATATGTGCATGAGACATCAGAAAAGAAGCATCAGCCTGGTTCTGATATTGTTCAAAATAATCTTGAAGAAGCATGCACTTTGGTTTGTGGCCTTCCTGCTGAACATTTGCGACCATGTTCTGAAGAGTTTTCCAAGAATACTCTCACTGAAAGATTAGGGGTTTTGCCTGAAGATTCAAGCAAGTGCACCCAGATTGATCAACTTTCATGTCCCCAACTAGGTAGTGTGGAACCAACAGCTGCCTTTGGTTCTATAAATACAAGTAAGGAACTTGGTGAACCAACAGAGCAGCAACAACAGCTTGGTTCTGAAAGTTTATCAAATGGTATAGTAAAAAGTCCTACTGCTACATCTCATAATGCTTTTTATCAAGCCTTGGAATTGAATCCTGAGGTTATGAACCAGAGTAATTGTGGCCAACGTTTGCAGTCACCTTCTGAAGGTGCTAGCATTGTTTCTCAGATTGGAAAGAGTTATCTTGTTGAGCCTTTAGGATTGCCTCCAGGATTTGAATCTGGAAATTCTTGTGTTCAACAACCAAAGCTCCATTCTGAAGACATGGCTCAAAGTTCTGGTGTGGAACAGCATGAAGCAACACCTAAGAATTTTCTTGAGAATTCTGTCCAAGGCAGGGATGGAGAATCTTCAAAAACAAGGAAAAAGTATACGCCAAGACCTTTGTCAAGCAGTGACAGGGTCTTGCGTTCAAAATCGCAAGAGAAGTCTAAAGCTAGTGAGTTGAGCAATAATATCACTGATATTGGCTCTAGTGAACAGCAAAAAGGGaagaacaggaataaaatgattGAAAAAAGAGAAGTTTCTGATGAATATTCAAGAATCAGGTCACATCTTAGGTATTTAGTGAATCGAATAAACTATGAACGAAGCCTGATTGCGGCATATTCGACAGAAGGCTGGAAGGGACTAAG CTTAGAAAAGTTAAAGCCAGAGAAGGAGCTTCAACGTGCTACATCTGAAATTCTTCGACGCAAATTGAAAATTAGAGACCTATTTCAACGTATCGATTCATTATGTGCTGAAGGAAGGCTACCAGAATCTTTGTTTGATTCTAAAGGAGAAATTGACAGTGAGGAT ATATTCTGTGCAAAATGTGGGTCTAAGGACCTGTCTGCCAACAATGATATCATACTCTGTGATGGTGTTTGTGACCGTGGATTCCATCAATATTGCCTGCAACCCCCTTTGTTAAAAGAAGACA TTCCTCCTGGTGATGAGGGTTGGTTATGCCCCGGATGCTATTGCAAACTTTTTTGTATCGAACTGGTTAATGAATCTCAAGGAGCAAGTTTTTGTCTTGCTGACAGTTGGGAG AAGGTCTTTCCTGAAGCAGTAGTAGCTGCAGGTGGACAAAATCAGGATCCTAACTTAGAACTACCATCAGATGATTCTGATGACAGTGATTATAATGCCGACAATTCAGAACCTGATGAGAAGGATCAAGGAGATGAGTCAAGTTCTGATGAATCTGATTTCACTTGTTCATCTGAGGAATTGGAAGTACCGCGTAATGTTGATCCATGTTTAGGGCTTCTGTCTGATGACTCGGAGGATGACGATTATGATCCTGATGGTCCAGATCATGATAATGTGGCTGAGCCCgaaagttcaacttcagattttaCATCTGATTCTGAGGATCTTGGTGCTATGTTAAAAGTTAATAGTTCTTCCCCAAAAGATGAAGTACCTGTGTCTAACATTGGCTCCACAGATTCCAAAGGACAAAAACCTAAACTTGGCGGAAATGAGTCCCGGAGTGATGAACCGTCATCAATAATGGATTCAGCTTCTGGACAAGATGGTACTGCTGTTTCTAAGAAACGAAGCAGCGAAAAGTTGGACTACAAAAAGTTATATGAT GAGACATATGTCAATTTTCCTTCTAGTTCAAGTGATGATGAAGATTGGAGTGATACCATTGCACCAAGAAAAAGGAAGAGATGTGCCGCAGGAGCCTCTTCAGCACCAGAAAATGGAAATGCTTCTTCAAGTAGGAGTCTGTCAATATCCGAAGGTTCAAAGCTGAATCCAGAGCATAAACTAAGGAGAAACATGCGCCACAACTCAAATTTTAAGGATACAAATTTATCCCCTGCTGAATTAAAGGGTGGCACTTCTGGATCGGGTTCAAGTGATAAAAAAGCAGGTTCATCAACACATAGAAGACTCGGAGAAACTGAAAAGCAG AGGCTTTGTGAATCGTTCAGGGAAAATCAGTATCCTGATCGAGCCACGAAAGAGAGATTAGGTAAAGAGCTCGATATGACTTTCCGGCAG GTCAGCAAATGGTTTGAAAATGCTCGTTGGAGCTTCAATCATCCAACATCTAATCAGGAAACCGCAGCTAAAAGATTTGCAGAAAATGCCATAGCCTCTGCTTTTCCGAAGAAAAACTGA
- the LOC107935031 gene encoding homeobox protein HAT3.1 isoform X2: MINVEHMGVSPPETKSEKGNHFAPEETTSEQAHELGSEYLHTELSENKHPCGYARTRNESAETATGVSCSDIHESSSGYVDKNSPPEHLGLLPKYASEHNPPDNSFCHQETVSGMTHEYGSGYVHETSEKKHQPGSDIVQNNLEEACTLVCGLPAEHLRPCSEEFSKNTLTERLGVLPEDSSKCTQIDQLSCPQLGSVEPTAAFGSINTSKELGEPTEQQQQLGSESLSNGIVKSPTATSHNAFYQALELNPEVMNQSNCGQRLQSPSEGASIVSQIGKSYLVEPLGLPPGFESGNSCVQQPKLHSEDMAQSSGVEQHEATPKNFLENSVQGRDGESSKTRKKYTPRPLSSSDRVLRSKSQEKSKASELSNNITDIGSSEQQKGKNRNKMIEKREVSDEYSRIRSHLRYLVNRINYERSLIAAYSTEGWKGLSLEKLKPEKELQRATSEILRRKLKIRDLFQRIDSLCAEGRLPESLFDSKGEIDSEDIFCAKCGSKDLSANNDIILCDGVCDRGFHQYCLQPPLLKEDIPPGDEGWLCPGCYCKLFCIELVNESQGASFCLADSWEKVFPEAVVAAGGQNQDPNLELPSDDSDDSDYNADNSEPDEKDQGDESSSDESDFTCSSEELEVPRNVDPCLGLLSDDSEDDDYDPDGPDHDNVAEPESSTSDFTSDSEDLGAMLKVNSSSPKDEVPVSNIGSTDSKGQKPKLGGNESRSDEPSSIMDSASGQDGTAVSKKRSSEKLDYKKLYDETYVNFPSSSSDDEDWSDTIAPRKRKRCAAGASSAPENGNASSSRSLSISEGSKLNPEHKLRRNMRHNSNFKDTNLSPAELKGGTSGSGSSDKKAGSSTHRRLGETEKQRLCESFRENQYPDRATKERLGKELDMTFRQVSKWFENARWSFNHPTSNQETAAKRFAENAIASAFPKKN, encoded by the exons ATGATCAATGTTGAACATATGGGTGTTTCTCCACCAGAAACAAAGAGCGAAAAAGgaaaccattttgcccctgaagAGACAACATCAGAGCAGGCCCATGAATTAGGTAGTGAATATTTACATACTGAACTTTCTGAAAATAAACATCCATGTGGTTATGCAAGAACTCGAAACGAATCAGCTGAAACTGCCACTGGTGTGTCTTGCTCTGACATTCACGAATCATCTTCTGGATATGTGGATAAGAATTCTCCACCTGAACATTTGGGTTTGCTTCCTAAGTATGCGAGTGAGCATAACCCTCCCGATAATAGTTTTTGTCATCAAGAAACCGTATCAGGGATGACACATGAGTATGGTTCTGGATATGTGCATGAGACATCAGAAAAGAAGCATCAGCCTGGTTCTGATATTGTTCAAAATAATCTTGAAGAAGCATGCACTTTGGTTTGTGGCCTTCCTGCTGAACATTTGCGACCATGTTCTGAAGAGTTTTCCAAGAATACTCTCACTGAAAGATTAGGGGTTTTGCCTGAAGATTCAAGCAAGTGCACCCAGATTGATCAACTTTCATGTCCCCAACTAGGTAGTGTGGAACCAACAGCTGCCTTTGGTTCTATAAATACAAGTAAGGAACTTGGTGAACCAACAGAGCAGCAACAACAGCTTGGTTCTGAAAGTTTATCAAATGGTATAGTAAAAAGTCCTACTGCTACATCTCATAATGCTTTTTATCAAGCCTTGGAATTGAATCCTGAGGTTATGAACCAGAGTAATTGTGGCCAACGTTTGCAGTCACCTTCTGAAGGTGCTAGCATTGTTTCTCAGATTGGAAAGAGTTATCTTGTTGAGCCTTTAGGATTGCCTCCAGGATTTGAATCTGGAAATTCTTGTGTTCAACAACCAAAGCTCCATTCTGAAGACATGGCTCAAAGTTCTGGTGTGGAACAGCATGAAGCAACACCTAAGAATTTTCTTGAGAATTCTGTCCAAGGCAGGGATGGAGAATCTTCAAAAACAAGGAAAAAGTATACGCCAAGACCTTTGTCAAGCAGTGACAGGGTCTTGCGTTCAAAATCGCAAGAGAAGTCTAAAGCTAGTGAGTTGAGCAATAATATCACTGATATTGGCTCTAGTGAACAGCAAAAAGGGaagaacaggaataaaatgattGAAAAAAGAGAAGTTTCTGATGAATATTCAAGAATCAGGTCACATCTTAGGTATTTAGTGAATCGAATAAACTATGAACGAAGCCTGATTGCGGCATATTCGACAGAAGGCTGGAAGGGACTAAG CTTAGAAAAGTTAAAGCCAGAGAAGGAGCTTCAACGTGCTACATCTGAAATTCTTCGACGCAAATTGAAAATTAGAGACCTATTTCAACGTATCGATTCATTATGTGCTGAAGGAAGGCTACCAGAATCTTTGTTTGATTCTAAAGGAGAAATTGACAGTGAGGAT ATATTCTGTGCAAAATGTGGGTCTAAGGACCTGTCTGCCAACAATGATATCATACTCTGTGATGGTGTTTGTGACCGTGGATTCCATCAATATTGCCTGCAACCCCCTTTGTTAAAAGAAGACA TTCCTCCTGGTGATGAGGGTTGGTTATGCCCCGGATGCTATTGCAAACTTTTTTGTATCGAACTGGTTAATGAATCTCAAGGAGCAAGTTTTTGTCTTGCTGACAGTTGGGAG AAGGTCTTTCCTGAAGCAGTAGTAGCTGCAGGTGGACAAAATCAGGATCCTAACTTAGAACTACCATCAGATGATTCTGATGACAGTGATTATAATGCCGACAATTCAGAACCTGATGAGAAGGATCAAGGAGATGAGTCAAGTTCTGATGAATCTGATTTCACTTGTTCATCTGAGGAATTGGAAGTACCGCGTAATGTTGATCCATGTTTAGGGCTTCTGTCTGATGACTCGGAGGATGACGATTATGATCCTGATGGTCCAGATCATGATAATGTGGCTGAGCCCgaaagttcaacttcagattttaCATCTGATTCTGAGGATCTTGGTGCTATGTTAAAAGTTAATAGTTCTTCCCCAAAAGATGAAGTACCTGTGTCTAACATTGGCTCCACAGATTCCAAAGGACAAAAACCTAAACTTGGCGGAAATGAGTCCCGGAGTGATGAACCGTCATCAATAATGGATTCAGCTTCTGGACAAGATGGTACTGCTGTTTCTAAGAAACGAAGCAGCGAAAAGTTGGACTACAAAAAGTTATATGAT GAGACATATGTCAATTTTCCTTCTAGTTCAAGTGATGATGAAGATTGGAGTGATACCATTGCACCAAGAAAAAGGAAGAGATGTGCCGCAGGAGCCTCTTCAGCACCAGAAAATGGAAATGCTTCTTCAAGTAGGAGTCTGTCAATATCCGAAGGTTCAAAGCTGAATCCAGAGCATAAACTAAGGAGAAACATGCGCCACAACTCAAATTTTAAGGATACAAATTTATCCCCTGCTGAATTAAAGGGTGGCACTTCTGGATCGGGTTCAAGTGATAAAAAAGCAGGTTCATCAACACATAGAAGACTCGGAGAAACTGAAAAGCAG AGGCTTTGTGAATCGTTCAGGGAAAATCAGTATCCTGATCGAGCCACGAAAGAGAGATTAGGTAAAGAGCTCGATATGACTTTCCGGCAG GTCAGCAAATGGTTTGAAAATGCTCGTTGGAGCTTCAATCATCCAACATCTAATCAGGAAACCGCAGCTAAAAGATTTGCAGAAAATGCCATAGCCTCTGCTTTTCCGAAGAAAAACTGA
- the LOC107935031 gene encoding homeobox protein HAT3.1 isoform X4, with protein sequence MTHEYGSGYVHETSEKKHQPGSDIVQNNLEEACTLVCGLPAEHLRPCSEEFSKNTLTERLGVLPEDSSKCTQIDQLSCPQLGSVEPTAAFGSINTSKELGEPTEQQQQLGSESLSNGIVKSPTATSHNAFYQALELNPEVMNQSNCGQRLQSPSEGASIVSQIGKSYLVEPLGLPPGFESGNSCVQQPKLHSEDMAQSSGVEQHEATPKNFLENSVQGRDGESSKTRKKYTPRPLSSSDRVLRSKSQEKSKASELSNNITDIGSSEQQKGKNRNKMIEKREVSDEYSRIRSHLRYLVNRINYERSLIAAYSTEGWKGLSLEKLKPEKELQRATSEILRRKLKIRDLFQRIDSLCAEGRLPESLFDSKGEIDSEDIFCAKCGSKDLSANNDIILCDGVCDRGFHQYCLQPPLLKEDIPPGDEGWLCPGCYCKLFCIELVNESQGASFCLADSWEKVFPEAVVAAGGQNQDPNLELPSDDSDDSDYNADNSEPDEKDQGDESSSDESDFTCSSEELEVPRNVDPCLGLLSDDSEDDDYDPDGPDHDNVAEPESSTSDFTSDSEDLGAMLKVNSSSPKDEVPVSNIGSTDSKGQKPKLGGNESRSDEPSSIMDSASGQDGTAVSKKRSSEKLDYKKLYDETYVNFPSSSSDDEDWSDTIAPRKRKRCAAGASSAPENGNASSSRSLSISEGSKLNPEHKLRRNMRHNSNFKDTNLSPAELKGGTSGSGSSDKKAGSSTHRRLGETEKQRLCESFRENQYPDRATKERLGKELDMTFRQVSKWFENARWSFNHPTSNQETAAKRFAENAIASAFPKKN encoded by the exons ATGACACATGAGTATGGTTCTGGATATGTGCATGAGACATCAGAAAAGAAGCATCAGCCTGGTTCTGATATTGTTCAAAATAATCTTGAAGAAGCATGCACTTTGGTTTGTGGCCTTCCTGCTGAACATTTGCGACCATGTTCTGAAGAGTTTTCCAAGAATACTCTCACTGAAAGATTAGGGGTTTTGCCTGAAGATTCAAGCAAGTGCACCCAGATTGATCAACTTTCATGTCCCCAACTAGGTAGTGTGGAACCAACAGCTGCCTTTGGTTCTATAAATACAAGTAAGGAACTTGGTGAACCAACAGAGCAGCAACAACAGCTTGGTTCTGAAAGTTTATCAAATGGTATAGTAAAAAGTCCTACTGCTACATCTCATAATGCTTTTTATCAAGCCTTGGAATTGAATCCTGAGGTTATGAACCAGAGTAATTGTGGCCAACGTTTGCAGTCACCTTCTGAAGGTGCTAGCATTGTTTCTCAGATTGGAAAGAGTTATCTTGTTGAGCCTTTAGGATTGCCTCCAGGATTTGAATCTGGAAATTCTTGTGTTCAACAACCAAAGCTCCATTCTGAAGACATGGCTCAAAGTTCTGGTGTGGAACAGCATGAAGCAACACCTAAGAATTTTCTTGAGAATTCTGTCCAAGGCAGGGATGGAGAATCTTCAAAAACAAGGAAAAAGTATACGCCAAGACCTTTGTCAAGCAGTGACAGGGTCTTGCGTTCAAAATCGCAAGAGAAGTCTAAAGCTAGTGAGTTGAGCAATAATATCACTGATATTGGCTCTAGTGAACAGCAAAAAGGGaagaacaggaataaaatgattGAAAAAAGAGAAGTTTCTGATGAATATTCAAGAATCAGGTCACATCTTAGGTATTTAGTGAATCGAATAAACTATGAACGAAGCCTGATTGCGGCATATTCGACAGAAGGCTGGAAGGGACTAAG CTTAGAAAAGTTAAAGCCAGAGAAGGAGCTTCAACGTGCTACATCTGAAATTCTTCGACGCAAATTGAAAATTAGAGACCTATTTCAACGTATCGATTCATTATGTGCTGAAGGAAGGCTACCAGAATCTTTGTTTGATTCTAAAGGAGAAATTGACAGTGAGGAT ATATTCTGTGCAAAATGTGGGTCTAAGGACCTGTCTGCCAACAATGATATCATACTCTGTGATGGTGTTTGTGACCGTGGATTCCATCAATATTGCCTGCAACCCCCTTTGTTAAAAGAAGACA TTCCTCCTGGTGATGAGGGTTGGTTATGCCCCGGATGCTATTGCAAACTTTTTTGTATCGAACTGGTTAATGAATCTCAAGGAGCAAGTTTTTGTCTTGCTGACAGTTGGGAG AAGGTCTTTCCTGAAGCAGTAGTAGCTGCAGGTGGACAAAATCAGGATCCTAACTTAGAACTACCATCAGATGATTCTGATGACAGTGATTATAATGCCGACAATTCAGAACCTGATGAGAAGGATCAAGGAGATGAGTCAAGTTCTGATGAATCTGATTTCACTTGTTCATCTGAGGAATTGGAAGTACCGCGTAATGTTGATCCATGTTTAGGGCTTCTGTCTGATGACTCGGAGGATGACGATTATGATCCTGATGGTCCAGATCATGATAATGTGGCTGAGCCCgaaagttcaacttcagattttaCATCTGATTCTGAGGATCTTGGTGCTATGTTAAAAGTTAATAGTTCTTCCCCAAAAGATGAAGTACCTGTGTCTAACATTGGCTCCACAGATTCCAAAGGACAAAAACCTAAACTTGGCGGAAATGAGTCCCGGAGTGATGAACCGTCATCAATAATGGATTCAGCTTCTGGACAAGATGGTACTGCTGTTTCTAAGAAACGAAGCAGCGAAAAGTTGGACTACAAAAAGTTATATGAT GAGACATATGTCAATTTTCCTTCTAGTTCAAGTGATGATGAAGATTGGAGTGATACCATTGCACCAAGAAAAAGGAAGAGATGTGCCGCAGGAGCCTCTTCAGCACCAGAAAATGGAAATGCTTCTTCAAGTAGGAGTCTGTCAATATCCGAAGGTTCAAAGCTGAATCCAGAGCATAAACTAAGGAGAAACATGCGCCACAACTCAAATTTTAAGGATACAAATTTATCCCCTGCTGAATTAAAGGGTGGCACTTCTGGATCGGGTTCAAGTGATAAAAAAGCAGGTTCATCAACACATAGAAGACTCGGAGAAACTGAAAAGCAG AGGCTTTGTGAATCGTTCAGGGAAAATCAGTATCCTGATCGAGCCACGAAAGAGAGATTAGGTAAAGAGCTCGATATGACTTTCCGGCAG GTCAGCAAATGGTTTGAAAATGCTCGTTGGAGCTTCAATCATCCAACATCTAATCAGGAAACCGCAGCTAAAAGATTTGCAGAAAATGCCATAGCCTCTGCTTTTCCGAAGAAAAACTGA